The following coding sequences are from one Bufo bufo chromosome 2, aBufBuf1.1, whole genome shotgun sequence window:
- the LOC120989500 gene encoding gastrula zinc finger protein XlCGF17.1-like, protein MLSLNYKAEDEDIMQRSARENLITVNVYPGLYSADLSYNPLNHEEPSPDQSHNITTHTNLKGSERFHCGKEFTKSSGFPTQRRIHAGEKAYQCSACGKCFTYKSYLVTHERIHTGEKPYSCSECGKCFTVKSNLVTHQKFHTGEKRYSCSECGKCFTQKSELVTHARRHTGEKPYSCSECGKCFTQKSALITHERSHTGEKPYSCLECGKCFTYKSNLDTHERSHTGEKPYSCSECGKCFTYKSHLDTHKRGHTSEKPYSCSECGKCFTVKSSLVTHERIHTGEKPYSCSECGKCFTQKSNLVTHERRHTKEKPYSCSECGKCFTVKSALITHERTNCVIH, encoded by the exons ATGTTGTCGTTAAATTATAAAGCTGAAGATGAAGACATCATGCAGCGCTCTGCAAGGGAAAACCTCATTACCGTTAATGTATATCCAGGACTTTACAGTGCAGATCTATCATATAATCCCCTTAAtcatgaggaaccttctcctgaccaatcgCACAATATAACCACACATACAAATCTGAAAGGAAGTGAAAGATTTCATTGTGGTAAAGAGTTCACAAAAAGCTCAGGTTTTCCTACACAAAGAAGAATTCACGCAGGAGAGAAAGCATATCAATGTTCagcatgtgggaaatgttttacatataaatcatatcttgttacacatgagagaattcacacaggagagaagccgtattcatgttcagaatgtgggaaatgttttacagttaaatcaaatcttgttacacatcagaaatttcacacaggagagaaacggtattcatgttcagaatgtgggaaatgctttacacaAAAATCAGAACTTGTTACACATGCGAGAcgacacacaggagagaagccgtattcatgttcagaatgtgggaaatgttttacacagaaatcagctcttattacacatgagagaagtcacacaggagagaaaccatattcatgtttagaatgtgggaaatgttttacatataaatcaaatcttgatacacatgagagaagtcacacaggagagaaaccgtattcgtgttcagaatgtgggaaatgttttacatataAATCACATCTTGATACACATAAGAGAGGTCACACAAGTGAGAAgccttattcatgttcagaatgtggaaaatgtttcacagtcaaatcaagtcttgttacacatgagagaattcacacaggagagaaaccgtattcatgttcagaatgtggaaaatgttttacacagaaatctaatcttgttacacatgagagacgACACACAAaagaaaagccatattcatgttcagaatgtgggaaatgtttcacagTTAAATCAGCTCTtattacacatgagagaa CAAATTGCGTTATTCATTGA